CCCGGCGGCCTTGATCACCGGTTTGGGCATGTCGCCGGCGCTGTCCAGCCGGGTGAAGTGGGTGAGCCGGCGGCTGTCGATCCAGGTGGCCCGCTCCCTGCACTTCCTGGTGCTGGTGTGGTTCCTGTTCTTCATCGCCATCCATGTCACCCTGGTGTTCACGACCGGCCTCCTGCACAACTTGAACCACATCTACGCCGGCCGCAACGATGCCAGTTGGGTCGGCTTCAGCATTTTCTGCGCCCTGACCTCGTTGCTGGTGGTCATCTGGATCGCCGCCACCCCGTTCACCCTCAGCCATCCCCGGGCGGTGCAGCGGATCGGCTTCGCCCTGGTGGGGCCCTTCCAGCGCCTGTTCGAGCACGTCGACGCCACCCCGGGCGAATACGGCGAGGACGATGTCTCCCCGTACTTCTGGCACAACGGCGCCTTCCCCACCACCGCTGAATACCGCCGGCAGTTCGACTCGGGCTTCCAGGACTGGCGACTGAAGATCCAGGGCCTGGTCGAGAACCCGGTCGAGCTGTCGCTCGAGGAACTCCGGGCCCTGCCCTACCACGAGCAGATCACCCAGCACTTCTGCATCCAGGGATGGTCGGGGATCGCCAAGTGGGGAGGCGTGTCGATGCGGACCCTCCTCGACCTGGTCAGGCCGGACGCCGAAGCCAAATGGGTGGTGTTCTACTCGCTGGGCGACGGACCCGATGGCGGCCTGTACTACGACGCCCACCCGATCGAGCAGATGGCCTACCACCTCAGCATGGTGGCCTATGACATGAACGGTGAACCGCTGTCGTATGGCCACGGGGCCCCGCTGCGGCTCCGCAACGAGGTGCAGCTCGGGTTCAAGCAGGTGAAATGGCTAGCCGGCATCGACTTCGTCGCGCACTTCACCGACGTCGGCGGTGGCTTCGGCGGCTACAACGCAGACCACGAATTCTTCGGCTACCGCCAGTCGATCTGAGCGCGCCGGCGCTGCCCACACCGGTCACCGGGACTTCCCGCCGGGGGACTGAGAAATGACTACTCAAGTTGGGCCGCCTGCGCCTACCGTCGCTATCGCCAGCCGCCGATTGATCAGTAACCTCTTGAAAGGCTGGACTCTTGGACATCTCGCTCAACCGCCTCCGCACTCTCCGGCCCTGCCGCCCCGCCCGCGCCCTCGGGGCGCTCGCCATACTCACGGCTCTGGTGGCGCCGTGGATCATGGTTGTCCCGGCTTTCGCCGCCACCGGCTCCCTGTCGATTGCCCCCCTCACGTGGGACACGGTGGGCCTCGATTCCAATAGTCCCGCAAGCGGCCCGTATGTGTTCCCGTCCGGTGCGCGAGTCTGCAACACCGGCACGGCGACCCTGA
This portion of the Actinomycetota bacterium genome encodes:
- a CDS encoding molybdopterin-dependent oxidoreductase: MRETPGGLAEYRAQLSPGTDVVDPETWAGSLPAAHGTLPRVRVGRDKWFNLLWLLLIGFATLIALIALAQGMRGVPAVQRFIGRYPGSIASPRARPGLPWWVEAQHFLNLLFMIFIIRSGIQILADHPRLYWTRHSTPGREWFRFQKPVPTELLWTAKQDSVSLPKQLGLPGLRHSIGLARWWHLGIDMLWLANGAIFYILLFSTGQWRRIVPTTWKVLPAAASVLIQYLSLHWPTESGWNAYNGLQLLAYFITVFIAAPAALITGLGMSPALSSRVKWVSRRLSIQVARSLHFLVLVWFLFFIAIHVTLVFTTGLLHNLNHIYAGRNDASWVGFSIFCALTSLLVVIWIAATPFTLSHPRAVQRIGFALVGPFQRLFEHVDATPGEYGEDDVSPYFWHNGAFPTTAEYRRQFDSGFQDWRLKIQGLVENPVELSLEELRALPYHEQITQHFCIQGWSGIAKWGGVSMRTLLDLVRPDAEAKWVVFYSLGDGPDGGLYYDAHPIEQMAYHLSMVAYDMNGEPLSYGHGAPLRLRNEVQLGFKQVKWLAGIDFVAHFTDVGGGFGGYNADHEFFGYRQSI